The following coding sequences are from one Rhodopirellula islandica window:
- a CDS encoding sulfatase, producing the protein MTLRVPPFALAIALIACCFSSQARADQSNILLIFIDDLGWKDIGCYGNDLVETPHIDQLAAEGLKFTNFYASGAVCSPTRCAVQSGQNQARIGITAHIPGHWRPFERVITPQTTMALPLDTVTVAESMKAAGYTTGYVGKWHLGNGPEFQPDRQGYDFSAVIGGPHLPGRYRVQGRSDLKPKPNQYRTDFEADLCIDFMKQNKDQPFFLMLSPFAVHIPLGAMSEKVQKYEAKAKQTGKSLPHPVYAAMIEHCDDMVGRLLESLDELGISDDTMVVFTSDNGGLYQRYDYREAADDLVSTQAPLKGEKGSLHEGGIRVPLIIRHLATVKSAGVCDEPTISHDFYPTFVELAGGELPANQTIDGHSLAPLLSDPTSRLDRDALHWHYPHYHHDRPASAIREREWKLIEYLDGTGDLELYNLANDLGETKNLASEKKGRAGDLKRKLTQWRSSVLARTPMPNPSYDPERAHEWWNLKSGKPVPSDQRQRFPATEKD; encoded by the coding sequence GTGACACTTCGAGTGCCCCCGTTCGCCCTGGCGATCGCGTTGATCGCATGTTGCTTCTCTTCGCAAGCACGCGCTGATCAGTCCAACATCCTGTTGATTTTCATCGATGATCTGGGGTGGAAAGACATCGGTTGCTACGGCAACGATTTGGTCGAGACACCGCACATCGACCAACTCGCCGCCGAGGGCCTGAAGTTCACGAACTTCTACGCTTCCGGTGCTGTCTGCTCACCGACACGGTGTGCCGTTCAATCGGGGCAGAATCAAGCTCGGATCGGAATCACCGCTCACATCCCGGGGCACTGGCGTCCGTTCGAACGAGTCATCACGCCGCAGACCACCATGGCGTTGCCGCTGGACACGGTCACCGTCGCGGAATCCATGAAGGCGGCGGGTTACACGACGGGGTACGTTGGCAAGTGGCACCTGGGCAACGGCCCTGAATTCCAACCCGATCGACAAGGCTACGACTTCAGCGCCGTCATCGGCGGGCCTCATCTCCCCGGTCGCTACCGAGTCCAGGGACGTTCCGATCTGAAACCAAAACCCAACCAGTACCGCACTGACTTCGAAGCCGACCTCTGCATCGACTTCATGAAGCAGAACAAAGACCAACCGTTCTTCCTGATGCTATCGCCATTCGCGGTTCACATTCCGTTGGGTGCGATGTCAGAGAAAGTTCAAAAGTACGAGGCCAAAGCAAAGCAGACCGGCAAGTCACTGCCTCATCCGGTTTACGCCGCCATGATCGAGCACTGCGACGACATGGTCGGCCGTTTGCTTGAGTCGCTCGACGAACTGGGGATCTCGGATGACACGATGGTTGTGTTCACTTCCGACAACGGCGGACTCTACCAACGATACGACTACCGAGAAGCCGCCGACGATCTCGTCAGCACACAAGCTCCTCTGAAAGGCGAAAAAGGCTCGCTTCACGAAGGCGGCATTCGAGTCCCCTTGATCATCCGTCATCTAGCGACCGTGAAATCAGCCGGCGTCTGTGACGAACCGACGATCAGCCATGACTTCTACCCCACGTTTGTTGAATTGGCCGGTGGCGAACTGCCCGCCAACCAAACGATCGACGGCCACAGCCTGGCGCCACTGCTGTCTGATCCAACCAGCCGACTCGATCGAGATGCACTGCATTGGCACTACCCGCACTACCACCATGACCGACCCGCCAGCGCCATTCGCGAACGAGAGTGGAAGCTGATCGAGTACTTGGACGGCACCGGGGACCTCGAACTTTACAACCTGGCAAACGACCTGGGCGAAACGAAGAACCTAGCCTCTGAGAAGAAAGGTCGAGCAGGCGACCTCAAACGCAAGTTGACGCAGTGGAGAAGCAGCGTGCTGGCCCGGACGCCAATGCCGAACCCGAGCTACGATCCCGAACGAGCTCACGAATGGTGGAACCTCAAAAGCGGCAAACCAGTCCCCAGCGATCAACGCCAACGGTTCCCAGCCACTGAAAAAGACTAG
- a CDS encoding protein translocase subunit SecDF — translation MDLSTLPDICQTISAQWLAQTDAAVANEVSKGISIEQFLTLLSAAAVLILPFIVGNFLAKSLKMPTYGSRFGFILLAITASAVTLTNKFPSLGIDLSGGTILVYELDPEKQAAVIEGGGQRITSEDLVAPLTRRINPAGTQEIVIRPYGEQQIEIIIPQKDPDAVKRIKDLVEEAGQLRFAILANQFDHQTLINEAIEQAESPQPGVATKDMVGSPEDSLYGFWARIGFEETETDGVRPLLVPVTGALARNPRTGAILNVPPEARIGDESVSVAKWLKTQDFDNIEVLMVVNPKLDILGEDLAYAASTFDETGAPAVAFTLTDMGSGRFRALTTNNAPDGSRTRQLGIVLDDELLSAPSIQEPMNKNGRITGNFTRDQVDSLVQILKAGQLPATVTKQPIAENEVGATLGADTRTKGLYSIGVSLGLVLVFILFYYRFAGMVACIALVMNMAMILATMVFISQPLTLPGLAGLVLTVGMSVDANVLIFERIREELGKGAKARMAIRNGFARATTTIIDANLTTLITAIVLYAIGTDQIRGFAVTLILGILYSMFTAIYVSRTIFDLAERRGFLSLGMSDGVNSIRSAFAGGGQFNFISKGKVTLTMSAILVVCGLGALFARGQSILDIDFAGGSSVQFRVDQPTEADEVRQIMNDAVTSSGMESVQFTVNGVSIDGTEEGTVFKVDSSVDRVDDLKKVIQEGFAASESVGLVTYTVDITPADLSGASQESAEPEAEATSSSDPVEPSETTTSQWQASDNGVMLVVAQADDEEAVTEEVAVEETTEADEVVTEEAEAETKSVELPGLAFSTSDISLGIKGGDGVAVKNEEGLVDSIVSAAEAVNVPINAEGIVVQPLGDDVDAWSPGSTLAFSKWRVQLPLGGDNAIKVMAEMERQLDSDPVWISSSAVGARVAGDMISRAFGALFASLLCIIGYIWFRFQRVIYGLAAVVALLHDVAITLGAIAVSYWVADALGFLLIDPFKISLTVVAALLTIIGYSLNDTIVVFDRIRETKGKAPRLTGEMINTSINQTLSRTLLTSITTLIVVVLLYAFGGEGIHAFAFALVVGVIVGTYSSVFVASPVLLWLVERAEKKAANA, via the coding sequence ATGGATCTTTCGACTCTTCCCGATATTTGCCAAACGATTTCGGCTCAGTGGCTCGCGCAAACCGACGCTGCCGTCGCCAACGAAGTCTCCAAGGGCATCAGCATCGAACAGTTTCTGACTTTGCTCAGCGCTGCGGCCGTTCTGATTCTGCCGTTCATTGTTGGCAACTTCTTGGCGAAATCCTTGAAGATGCCAACCTACGGCTCTCGCTTCGGTTTCATCTTGCTTGCCATCACGGCCAGCGCTGTGACGCTGACGAACAAGTTCCCCAGCCTCGGCATCGACCTCTCGGGCGGTACCATCCTGGTTTATGAACTGGACCCGGAAAAGCAAGCCGCTGTGATCGAGGGCGGAGGCCAGCGAATCACCAGTGAAGACTTGGTGGCACCGTTGACCCGTCGTATCAATCCGGCAGGCACACAAGAAATCGTGATTCGCCCCTACGGCGAACAACAAATCGAAATCATCATCCCGCAAAAAGATCCTGACGCGGTCAAACGCATCAAGGACTTGGTCGAAGAGGCCGGTCAGTTGCGATTTGCGATTTTGGCCAACCAGTTTGACCACCAAACTCTGATCAACGAAGCAATTGAGCAAGCTGAATCGCCGCAACCGGGCGTCGCAACCAAAGACATGGTTGGATCGCCTGAGGATTCGCTCTACGGCTTTTGGGCTCGCATTGGTTTCGAAGAAACCGAGACCGATGGCGTGCGTCCTCTGTTGGTGCCTGTCACCGGTGCGTTGGCTCGTAACCCACGCACGGGTGCGATCCTCAACGTCCCACCGGAAGCACGCATCGGCGATGAGTCGGTTTCTGTCGCCAAATGGTTGAAGACTCAAGATTTCGACAACATCGAAGTCCTGATGGTCGTCAACCCGAAGCTGGACATCCTCGGGGAAGACCTCGCTTACGCCGCCAGCACCTTCGATGAGACCGGTGCTCCTGCCGTCGCGTTCACCCTGACCGACATGGGTTCGGGACGTTTCCGTGCTCTGACAACGAACAACGCTCCCGATGGTTCGCGAACGCGACAATTGGGCATCGTCTTGGATGACGAGCTGCTTTCGGCTCCTTCGATCCAAGAGCCAATGAACAAGAACGGTCGCATCACCGGTAACTTCACTCGTGATCAAGTGGACTCGTTGGTTCAAATCTTGAAGGCGGGGCAGTTGCCTGCAACGGTGACCAAGCAGCCCATCGCTGAAAACGAAGTGGGAGCAACGCTCGGTGCTGACACTCGGACCAAAGGTTTGTACTCGATCGGTGTTTCGCTCGGTTTGGTGCTGGTTTTCATCCTGTTCTACTACCGCTTCGCCGGCATGGTCGCTTGCATCGCATTGGTCATGAACATGGCGATGATCTTGGCCACGATGGTGTTCATCAGCCAGCCACTGACCTTGCCCGGTTTGGCCGGTTTGGTTTTGACCGTCGGGATGTCGGTGGACGCGAACGTGTTGATCTTTGAACGGATCCGCGAAGAGCTGGGCAAAGGTGCCAAGGCTCGCATGGCGATTCGCAACGGTTTCGCTCGAGCGACCACCACGATCATCGATGCCAACCTGACAACGTTGATCACCGCCATCGTTCTTTATGCGATCGGAACGGACCAAATCCGGGGCTTCGCCGTCACGTTGATCTTGGGCATCTTGTACTCGATGTTCACCGCGATTTACGTTTCGCGAACGATCTTTGATTTGGCTGAACGCCGTGGGTTCCTGTCGCTGGGAATGTCCGATGGCGTCAACAGCATCCGCTCGGCATTCGCCGGTGGTGGGCAGTTCAACTTCATCAGCAAAGGCAAGGTGACACTGACGATGTCAGCCATCTTGGTCGTTTGCGGTCTGGGTGCCTTGTTCGCTCGCGGTCAAAGCATTCTCGACATCGATTTCGCCGGTGGTTCCTCGGTTCAATTCCGCGTGGATCAACCCACCGAAGCGGATGAAGTTCGGCAGATCATGAACGATGCCGTGACATCGTCGGGAATGGAGTCCGTTCAGTTCACCGTCAACGGCGTTTCGATCGATGGCACCGAAGAAGGCACTGTCTTCAAGGTGGATTCATCCGTTGACCGAGTCGACGATTTGAAAAAGGTCATCCAGGAAGGCTTTGCTGCCTCGGAATCGGTTGGCTTGGTGACTTACACCGTCGACATCACTCCTGCTGATCTGTCGGGTGCCTCGCAAGAATCGGCCGAGCCAGAGGCAGAGGCAACGAGTTCCTCCGATCCTGTCGAGCCCTCGGAAACCACGACCAGCCAATGGCAGGCGTCCGACAACGGCGTGATGTTGGTGGTTGCTCAAGCTGATGACGAAGAAGCTGTCACCGAAGAAGTGGCTGTGGAAGAAACCACGGAAGCTGATGAAGTCGTAACCGAAGAAGCTGAAGCCGAAACCAAGTCCGTCGAACTGCCTGGTTTGGCATTCAGCACCTCGGACATTTCGCTGGGCATCAAAGGTGGTGATGGAGTCGCCGTCAAAAACGAAGAAGGCCTGGTCGATTCAATCGTTTCAGCGGCAGAAGCCGTCAACGTCCCAATCAATGCAGAAGGCATTGTGGTTCAGCCACTCGGTGACGACGTGGACGCTTGGTCACCAGGTTCGACCTTGGCGTTTTCGAAGTGGCGGGTTCAGTTGCCTCTCGGTGGAGACAACGCCATCAAGGTGATGGCTGAGATGGAACGTCAGCTCGACAGCGATCCGGTTTGGATCAGCAGCAGTGCCGTTGGTGCACGTGTTGCTGGCGACATGATCAGCCGTGCCTTCGGTGCCTTGTTCGCTTCGCTGCTGTGCATCATCGGCTACATCTGGTTCCGATTCCAACGTGTGATCTATGGCTTGGCTGCTGTGGTTGCTTTGCTGCACGATGTTGCCATCACCTTGGGTGCGATCGCAGTCAGCTACTGGGTGGCGGACGCCCTTGGGTTCCTGCTGATTGATCCGTTCAAGATTTCGCTGACGGTTGTCGCGGCCCTGCTGACGATCATTGGTTACTCGCTCAATGATACGATTGTGGTCTTCGACCGCATTCGTGAAACGAAGGGCAAGGCTCCTCGTTTGACCGGCGAAATGATCAATACCAGCATCAACCAAACGCTCAGCCGAACCTTGCTGACATCGATCACAACCTTGATTGTGGTTGTATTGTTGTACGCCTTCGGCGGCGAAGGCATTCATGCATTCGCGTTCGCCCTGGTGGTCGGCGTGATCGTCGGTACTTACAGCAGCGTGTTTGTGGCCAGCCCCGTTTTGCTGTGGTTGGTCGAGCGAGCTGAAAAGAAAGCCGCCAACGCCTGA
- the yajC gene encoding preprotein translocase subunit YajC yields MLPSFDLFLTDLTRQATLLAFQLLAQDAPPAGESSILQRILENPLILPVGVVAIFYVTYFGPERRRRAEEAKMMSALGKNDRVVTIGGIHGTIVSAAPDSDTVTLKIDESGSTRIKVNRSAIVKIVGEPKNKPDNDSSD; encoded by the coding sequence TTGTTGCCTTCTTTCGATCTGTTCTTAACTGATCTGACGCGGCAGGCAACCTTGCTCGCATTTCAGTTGCTGGCACAGGATGCACCGCCTGCTGGAGAATCCTCGATTCTGCAGCGAATTCTCGAAAACCCGTTGATTTTGCCTGTTGGCGTGGTGGCCATTTTCTACGTCACCTACTTCGGCCCTGAACGACGCCGGCGTGCCGAAGAAGCCAAAATGATGTCCGCGCTGGGCAAAAACGATCGCGTGGTCACGATTGGTGGCATTCACGGCACGATCGTTTCCGCTGCACCGGACAGTGACACGGTGACTCTGAAAATTGACGAGAGTGGTTCGACACGCATCAAAGTCAATCGGTCAGCCATCGTCAAAATCGTCGGCGAACCGAAGAACAAACCCGACAACGATTCGTCGGACTGA
- a CDS encoding DegT/DnrJ/EryC1/StrS family aminotransferase, translating to MIWKQKNRHKPSPNLPRHPPLRSTENQLDFPAEESFEASSDGWPAWPPQNAQLTSQIERSVTEVLHDGQWGTYPETTAGKTGSPGVYERCRASVAEAATSWAAPPGVDLFGVPPQVRLCPSGSSAIELALRSLGAGPAGGKQKAATQVILSAYDYPGNFRTVELLGARPVLCDTEAPQAASDSCSPSGISPSLKSIERIEAPPESVLLVSHLHGQLADSHALAELCRQRRWWLIEDACQAIGAGRTQPAATGQLVFVPVGAMADWTTYSFGGSKPLTCGNGGALATGVEGKFQKLKGMVDRPSDAFPLSPLQCAALLPQLSWLTRMNQIRCENATRLSELDWASVGCTAIWNDDPTDVRAPYKFPVMARDAPTRANVLQALRSRQLPCGEGFRAMHRTSDRRSDKPVPLTNAEKLSDSLLVIDHRALLSPDITERIRECLVEMR from the coding sequence ATGATATGGAAGCAAAAAAATCGCCACAAGCCCAGCCCTAACTTGCCTCGCCATCCTCCTTTGCGTAGCACAGAGAATCAATTGGATTTCCCCGCCGAAGAATCGTTCGAGGCCTCCTCCGATGGGTGGCCGGCTTGGCCACCTCAAAACGCCCAATTGACCAGCCAGATCGAACGCTCGGTGACAGAAGTTCTGCACGACGGCCAATGGGGGACCTATCCCGAGACAACCGCGGGCAAAACGGGCTCCCCCGGCGTTTACGAACGATGTCGAGCCTCCGTGGCTGAGGCCGCAACAAGCTGGGCGGCCCCCCCAGGAGTCGACCTGTTCGGTGTTCCGCCCCAGGTCCGTTTGTGCCCCTCGGGATCGTCGGCGATTGAGCTTGCCCTGAGATCGCTGGGAGCTGGGCCAGCGGGGGGAAAGCAAAAGGCTGCGACTCAGGTGATTTTGTCGGCCTACGATTACCCCGGCAATTTTCGGACGGTCGAATTGCTTGGGGCCCGGCCGGTGCTATGCGACACGGAGGCCCCCCAGGCAGCGTCAGACAGCTGCTCCCCTTCCGGTATCTCACCATCCCTGAAGTCAATTGAGCGAATCGAGGCCCCGCCAGAATCCGTCCTGCTGGTCTCGCACCTGCACGGCCAGTTGGCGGACTCGCATGCCCTGGCGGAACTGTGTCGCCAACGCCGATGGTGGTTGATCGAGGACGCTTGCCAAGCGATCGGAGCAGGGCGAACTCAACCGGCCGCGACCGGACAACTGGTTTTTGTGCCCGTGGGGGCGATGGCCGACTGGACCACCTACAGCTTTGGCGGCAGCAAGCCACTGACGTGCGGGAACGGAGGCGCTTTGGCGACTGGAGTCGAAGGCAAATTTCAAAAGTTGAAGGGGATGGTGGATCGGCCAAGCGATGCGTTCCCGCTGTCCCCGCTGCAATGTGCCGCACTGCTGCCGCAATTGAGCTGGCTGACTCGGATGAACCAAATCCGCTGCGAAAACGCGACACGTTTAAGTGAACTGGATTGGGCATCGGTCGGATGCACCGCGATCTGGAACGACGATCCCACCGACGTCCGGGCTCCATACAAGTTCCCCGTCATGGCTCGAGACGCTCCGACCCGGGCGAACGTGTTGCAAGCCCTGCGTTCCAGACAGCTGCCGTGCGGAGAGGGATTTCGTGCGATGCATCGAACCAGCGACCGCCGGAGCGACAAACCAGTCCCGCTGACGAACGCTGAAAAACTGAGCGACTCGTTGCTGGTCATCGACCACCGCGCGTTGCTTTCCCCCGACATCACCGAACGAATTCGCGAGTGTTTGGTTGAAATGCGTTGA
- the ppnP gene encoding pyrimidine/purine nucleoside phosphorylase, translating to MQVNEYFDGNVTSIAFENGEGRATSGVMLVGDYEFGTSEKELMKIVSGKLEAKLPSEPGYRAYPAGSEFRIDANQKFQVRVLEPTAYLCFYS from the coding sequence ATGCAAGTCAACGAGTACTTCGACGGCAATGTCACTTCCATCGCGTTTGAAAATGGCGAAGGCCGAGCGACATCGGGCGTGATGTTGGTGGGAGATTACGAATTTGGAACCAGCGAAAAGGAATTGATGAAAATCGTTTCCGGCAAACTCGAAGCGAAGCTGCCCAGTGAACCTGGCTACCGGGCCTACCCAGCCGGATCCGAATTCCGAATCGATGCCAACCAAAAATTCCAAGTTCGCGTGCTCGAACCCACCGCCTACCTGTGCTTCTACAGCTGA
- a CDS encoding ThuA domain-containing protein: MATTARFADAAEKKVLLIAGSPSHGYGAHEHYAGLKVLEQSLLEANPNLQTEVVRGWPKDASKVESADSVVLYSDGQGGHVAFDHRDELRTLLKRGGGLVCLHYATEMTPGESGDDMVELLGGHFEVHYSVNPHWIAKFDSLPEHPITHNVEPFATNDEWYFHLRFSDQGKLTPILQSVAPESTMRRPDGAHTGNPHARKSVAAGEPQTVAWAYEPEFGGRSFGFTGGHHHWNWSHVPVRQLVTNAIRWTAGDDPTQEANSLQPISAERLLADQDFEPPTTFDLETVAKQFAIPATSETSKDNAKKKR, translated from the coding sequence TTGGCTACCACGGCAAGATTCGCGGACGCCGCTGAGAAAAAAGTCTTGCTCATCGCTGGTTCCCCCAGCCACGGCTACGGTGCTCATGAGCACTACGCTGGACTGAAAGTTCTCGAACAGTCGCTGCTGGAAGCCAATCCAAACCTTCAAACCGAAGTCGTTCGTGGATGGCCCAAGGACGCTTCCAAGGTGGAATCAGCCGACAGCGTCGTCCTGTACAGCGACGGGCAAGGTGGCCATGTCGCGTTTGATCACCGCGATGAATTGCGGACTCTGTTGAAGCGTGGTGGCGGGCTGGTTTGCTTGCACTACGCCACCGAGATGACGCCGGGCGAATCCGGGGATGACATGGTCGAACTGTTGGGCGGTCACTTTGAAGTCCACTACAGCGTCAACCCGCACTGGATCGCGAAGTTTGATTCGCTTCCCGAGCACCCGATCACTCACAATGTCGAACCCTTTGCAACCAATGACGAGTGGTACTTCCACTTGCGTTTTTCAGACCAAGGCAAGCTGACTCCGATTCTGCAGTCCGTCGCACCAGAATCGACGATGCGACGCCCAGATGGTGCTCACACCGGCAACCCACACGCTCGCAAATCAGTCGCGGCGGGCGAACCCCAAACAGTTGCCTGGGCCTATGAACCCGAATTCGGCGGCCGTAGTTTCGGCTTCACTGGCGGGCACCATCACTGGAATTGGTCCCATGTTCCGGTACGCCAATTGGTGACCAACGCGATTCGTTGGACCGCTGGCGACGATCCGACCCAGGAAGCCAACTCGCTTCAACCGATCTCGGCAGAAAGGTTGCTGGCAGACCAAGACTTCGAACCGCCCACGACGTTCGATCTGGAGACGGTCGCGAAACAGTTTGCCATTCCGGCCACCAGTGAGACGTCCAAGGACAACGCAAAAAAAAAACGCTGA